Part of the Halalkalibacter krulwichiae genome is shown below.
TGCGTGGGCGTTTGGAGACGTAGGACTTGGATTAATGGTATGGTTAAATCTAATTGCCATTTTAATTTTAGCTAAGCCAGCGTTACGCACGCTAAAAGACTATGAAGAGCAAAAAAAGCAAGGGAAAGACCCTGTGTTTGATCCAAAGAAGTTAGGCATTAAAAATGCTGATTATTGGGAAGAAGAGTACAAGAAAGATCAAGAAAAAGATAAACTATCTAGTTAAAATGAGGGAGAGTCTTCTCTAATGAGGAGGCTCTTTTTGTATTAGTTAAGCAATGTTTTATCTGTAGAAAGGAAAGAAAGCAGGGGACATCGAAAAGGCGTATGGTCACTTTTACAATGTCTCCTGCTTTTTAATTAAAGTCGTTACTTGTCAATCAGGCCTTTTCTTTTGGCAAGCTCTAACTTTGCTTCGTTATACGTTAAACCAGATTGCTGATTAAGACGTTTCACTTCAGCAATATTTGTATTCGCAATTGTTTTCTCTTTGTTCTTCATTTAGGTCACACCACTTTTCATTGTACTTTATTCTATTATTTCTCTTCTTCCAATTTAATTAACCATCAAATTGCCTTAAGAGAGTATCCATTATTTGTATTGTGTTTATTGGAAGAGCGGAAAAATGTAATTGACTAGGAACCAGAGAAACCCAAAGAACATGATCAAATAGGATGCGTATTTGATAAAGGTGGCAAAGACCTTGCTTTTATCATTTTTTGTTTCAACATGTTTACGTTCAACATCTACATTTCGATTCATCATTCATTCCTCCTCTTTTTTGACGCTCTATGTTTCTATACCCAGTCCATTTAGTATGAAACCTTCCTCTATAGAGAAAGGTTTTGTTGTTACGCTATTCCTTTGGCGAGATCATGTCTTCAGGTTTTACAATTCGTTCAAATTCTTCATTAGACAAGAGTCCTGATTTTATTGCAGCTTCTTTAAGTGTTAAACCTTCCTTGTGAGCCAGTTTTGCTATTGTTGCGGCATTTTCGTAACCAATATGAGGATTAAGGGCTGTTACAAGCATTAATGATTGCTCTAGATTTTTTTGGATAACCTCATGATTTGGCTCAATCCCAACGGCACAATGATCATTAAAAGAAATCATTGAGTCACTGAGAAGTTGAACACTTTGTAATAAGTTAAAAATGATTACGGGTTTAAAAACATTTAATTCGAAATTACCTTGACTAGCGGCAAAGCCGATTGTGGCATCGTTGCCCATTACTTGACAGGCAACCATTGTTAAAGCCTCACTCTGTGTAGGATTTACTTTTCCAGGCATAATGGAGCTACCAGGCTCATTCGCTGGTATGGTAATTTCACCGATTCCTGACCTAGGACCACTTGCAAGCCATCTGACATCATTGGCGATCTTCATTAAGTCAGCTGCTAAAGCTTTGCAAGCACCATGTATGTAGACAATTTCATCGTGACTTGTAAGAGCATGAAACTTATTCTCCGCTGATGTGAACGTTTGATTCGTTGCCTTGCTAATATTTTCGGCTACTAGCTCACCAAACTTGGGGTGAGCATTAATACCAGTTCCGACAGCGGTACCGCCTATGGCTAATTCTCTTAATGGTTCTACGCTTTGGCGAATCATCAATTCTGTTTTCTCAAGCATCCGATGCCAACCGCTCATTTCTTGTCCGAGGGTGAGAGGGGTTGCATCTTGCAAGTGAGTACGACCTATTTTAATTAAATTATTGTATTGATAGGACTTTTGCTTTAATGTCTCTTTTAGTTTTCTTAATGCTGGTACTAGCTCATCTTCAATTTTCATAATAGCGGCAACATGCATCGCAGTTGGAAAGGTGTCGTTGGAACTTTGTGACTGATTAACGTCATCATTTGGGTGAACTTTTTCACTGCTATTTTGAGATGTTAGTATTTGATTAGCTCGATATGCGATTACTTCATTCACGTTCATATTTGATTGAGTACCGCTACCGGTTTGCCAAACTTTTAATGGAAAATGATCATTTAAATTTCCAGCAATGATTTCATCAGCAGCAGCAGTAATGGCATTCATCTTACTCTCGCTTAATTTCCCTAATTCATGATTGACGATCGCAGCGCTTTTTTTTAATTGAGCAAAGGCATAAATAACCTCTAAAGGCATCGTTTCTTTTCCAATATTGAAATTTTGACTACTACGTTGGGTCTGAGCACCCCACATTTTATCCGCTGGTACGTTGATTTCTCCAATTGTGTCTCGTTCAATCCGTTCGTTCATTGGTATCATCTCCACTTTAACATTTGAATTAGTGTAAATTTCGACGGTCTAACAACAGTTTATACATAGTCTGTAGAAGTTACACTATTTAAAAAGGAAGAATTTTACGAATTCATGCTGAAAAATCTCTCATTCAAATAAAAAGGTTAGGATGAAGCAATTAGCTTTTTAGCTTCTTTGTTCATCCTTGTCTATGCAAGTCATTCACACAATGTTTTGACCCCTTTTAAATACGTATAAATGCTATGATTTCCATCCAAACTCTCAGTTTGCAACCCAAATGAACGTTCTTGTTGAACATGTTTGTAACGCCAAGTGTGATCTGTAATAGGGCAATAAATTTCCTCGGGTGGCAAGAGAGGAACAATATCAAATATATTCACATATCTCTCGCTTTGTTTGAGTCGTATGTTGCATAAAGTTGAAAATAAATCGTTACCTACACGTGGGCTGGCAAAAGTAAACAGTGACGTATTGAATCGACTACACGCTAAATCTAGCGCACATATGGTAGCGAGTGCTGCTCCTAGGCTGTGACCTGTCACGTATATAGGTTTTGAACGAGAAACGTTCTTTAAGCTGTGAGTGATGGCTTCTCTACATGAGGAGTAGGTCGTTAGAAATCCGGCATGAACAAGGGGAAGGTCGTTCATGTTAGTATAGGGAAAGGTTTGTTGGGAAACCTCCGCATCAATTATCCAGTCGGAGTTAGATTCTGTACCACGAAAAGCAATAATGATGTTTTTTTTTGATTCTAGAATAAAGCCAAACCATTCTTCTTTCCCCATTGCCAAAGCTTTGAAGCTAAGAATATTCTTATATCCAATAGGTTTCGTAAAAGCACCATCCATTTCATATTGCTTGTATGTTTGTAAACAACAATTTGCTAAAAATAAAGGAAGTAGCTTAGCCTCTTGTCGATCCATATAAGTGCCCCTCCTTACGGTTTTTAATTTAATATATGTATAGGTGTTAGTCTAGGTTTCTAGCTTTTTCAATTTTCTAACTGGATTTAATGATTAAATATGTGTATGAAGTTTTGAAAAGGGAATTTGAAAGCATGCATAGAAGTATTAAAAGATATTTCATTTATGAAAGGGAGGATTTGATGACGGAACAAAATGAAAAAAGCAACGTTCAAAAGCAGTTTGGTCAAAACGCGGAAAACTATGTAACAAGTCAAACTCACGCTAAAGGGGTAGATTTAAAAAAGTTAGTTGGGATCCAAAGCTTTTTGGGAGATGAATTTGTATTAGATATTGCTACAGGAGGTGGACATGTAGCCAATGCAGTCGCCTCTAGAGTAAAAAAGGTAGTTGCCTTTGATTTAACCGATGAAATCTTGGAGGCTGCTAGAGGATTTATTGAAATGAATGGTCATCGTAATGTTGAATTTGTAAAAGGGGATGCAGAACAACTCCCTTTTAGTGATGAAGAATTTGATGTAATCACTTGTCGTATTGCCGCACACCATTTTCCTAATCCAAAAGCTTTTGTTCAGGAGGTTTTCCGTACATTGAAAAAGGGAGGGACGTTTTTATTTATTGATAATGTTGCCCCTGAACTTGATTCCTTTGACCAATTTTATAATAAGGTAGAAAAAGATAGGGATTATAGTCATCAACGAGCTTGGAAAAAGACCGAATGGATCGAAATGCTAGAGAAGGCGGATTTTGATGTAGAAGAGATGTATACATTTAAGAAAACCTTTATTTACGAAAATTGGACTAACATGATGAAGCTTTCAAAGGAGAATAAAGAAAAGCTTTCAACCTTTATGCTTGATGCGCCTGATAATCACCATAAGAAATTCAATATTAAAATAGAAGATAGTAAAATAGTATCTTTCCAAGGTGAATCGATCCTTATAAAAGCAAGGAAAGGCTAATGTAATAAGATAAGAAAGAGATAAAATAAATCCCAAAATGTTAACGGTCAGCGTTAGTATTTTTATTATTGAACAATAATGGTTTTTCATTGCATATACGTTTGATTGTCATTTATCCGCCAAAGAGCAATAGACAGATGTTCGTAAGTTAAAACTTGAAAAGTAGCCGAGAAGGTAACATTTATTGAGTTTGTTATATCGATCTAAAATTTGAAAAAACAGAAAAATGAAAGCGGTTCAAATTACAAAATAGTCAGAAAAATATTTGAGCAATCTTATATCTTATGGTACTATAATAAGTACTTACAGGCAGTACATAAATCTACTGTGTAGGGACAAAAAGTGTCCAGGTATTGGGGATAATGATTAATAAGTTGCTTTGTAAGAGTGTAGAGAGAGAAAAATGTTTTTGGATTAGGAGGCTGCTTAAATGATCGATGTAGCAGATAAAAATGTACTACTACGTAACGATGTTAAGAAACTAGGCAATATTTTAGGGGAGATTTTGGTCCATCATGGTGGAATCTCACTTTTAGAAAAAGTTGAGAAGATACGTGAACTGACAAAGAATCTTCGGAAAAATTACAATGAGGAATCCTATCTTTTATTAAAACAAGAAATTTCTTCACTTGAACCACCAACACGTTCACAAGTGATTCGTGCTTTCTCGATTTACTTTCATTTAGTAAATATAGCTGAGCAAAATCACCGTATTCGTCGTAGACGCCAATATCAGTTACAGCAAGATGGAGTGATTCAACCGGTTTCGATAGAAAGCGCTGTTGTAGCTATCAAAGAAGGTCAGTATTCACAAGAAGTGATCCAACAAGTATTAAATGATTTGTCAATTGAATTAATTATTACCGCACATCCAACAGAAGCAACGAAGAGAACGGTACTGGAAATTCAAAAGAGGATTTCTACGATTCTTCAAGAGTTGGATAACCCGATGTTAACGAAGAAAGAAAAAAAGAATTTAGAGGAAAGTTTGTTCAATGATGTAACAGCTTTATGGCAAACAGATGAGTTACGTCATCGCAAACCAACCGTTATAGACGAAGTGAAAAATGGCTTATATTATTTTAAAGAAACACTTTTTGATGTTTTACCAGATATTCATCAAGAGTTAGAAGATCAGCTTGAAGAACATCTTCCAGAGACGAAATGGAATGTTCCTAATTTCTTACATTTTGGCTCTTGGATTGGTGGAGATCGAGATGGCAATCCGAATGTAACACCTGAAATTACATGGGAGACGTTAAAGTTACAACGTAAAGTAGTATTAAAAAAGTATGATGAAGCAATTGTTGATTTAATGAAGCGCTTCAGCCAATCTACTGCTCGTGTTTCGTTAGATGAAGAGTTGGTTAAGTCTGTAGAACATGAAGAAGAGATTTATCTAACTGAAGACGATTGTTGGCCGGTGAAATCGGAAGTATATCGTCGAAAGTTTGCTGTCATGCTTAAACGAATTCGCGAGGTAGGTAAGTCTGATGTAGGTTATCAAACATCAGAAGAACTTGAGAAAGATTTAATAATCGTTAAGGAAAGTGTTGAACAGCATCAGCCATCTCAACATAAGTTGAAGACGATTCGCAAAGTTATTCGTCAAGTTCAATTATTTGGTTTCCACTTGGCTACCCTTGACATTCGTAATCATAGTGGGGAGCATGAAGCGGCCATTACTGAGATCTTAAAAGTCGTCAATATTACTGATCGTTATGCTGATTTATCAGAGGAAGAGAAAATTAAGCTCCTAGAAAGTGTATTGAAGGATCCAAGACCCCTTTTATTACTTGAGGAGGATTATTCAAAAGAAACACAAGAAGTGTTAAAAGTATTCCAAATGATTAAAAAAGCTCATAATGAGTTTGGCAGTCGTTCCATTGAAGTCTATTTAGTTAGTATGACTCAGTCGGCAAGTGATTTGTTAGAAGTCCTTGTGTTAGCTAAAGAAGCTGGTATCTATCGTTTACATGCTGATGGGAAAATTGAAAGTGGATTGAATGTTGCGCCTTTACTAGAAACGATTGATGACCTTGTTGCAGGACCAAAGATTATGAAGACGCTTTTTGAAATGGGTGTGTATCGTAAGCATATTCAAGAGCGTGGTGATCATCAAGAAATTATGCTTGGGTACTCAGATGGTAGTAAAGACGGTGGTACTTTGACAGCGAATTGGAAGCTCTTTAAAGCACAACAAGAAATTCATAATATGGCTAGGGAATTTAATATTGGATTAAAGTTTTTCCATGGTCGTGGAGGTTCTTTAGGTCGTGGAGGCGGTCCGCTTAATCGCAGTATTCTGTCACAGCCTGCTGAAACGTTAGGTGACGGTGTGAAGATTACAGAACAGGGTGAAGTTTTGTCTTCGCGTTACCTACTTGAAGACATTGCTTATCGTAATCTTGAGCAAGCAGCTTCTGCCTTATTAGAGGCATCAGCTAAAGTTGCTAAGAAATCTGAGCAAGGAAAAATTCGTGAGGAAGCATGGGAAGTTGCGATGGAAGAGGTTTCGGCACACTCTTTGAAAAAGTATCAATCGCTAGTGTTTGGTGATCAAGATTTCCTTACTTACTTCAAACAAGCGACACCGTTGCGTGAACTAGGCGCATTGAATATAGGGTCTAGACCGATGAGTCGTAAGGGGAGCGAGCGATTTGAAGACCTCCGTGCTATCCCTTGGGTATTTGCGTGGACACAGTCTAGACAAATGATTCCAGCTTGGTACGCAGCAGGTACTGGTCTACAAACTTTTGCTTCTAAAGGGTCTGAAAACTTGAAACTGTTACAGGATATGTATCAACAATGGCCATTCTTTAGATCTACTATTAATAATTTACAAATGGCTTTGATGAAAGCAGATCTTTCAACGGCTAAAGAATATATTAAATTAATAGAGGATCAAACAATTGCTGATCGAATCTTTAACGATATTTCAGAAGAGTATAAGAGAACGAGAGAAATTCTTCTGCAAATTTCGGGTAACCTAGAACTACTTGATCATACACCTAATATTCAAGAATCTGTCCATCGTAGAAATCCGTATGTTGATCCACTTAACTTTTTACAAGTAGATCTCATTCAGAAAATGCGTCAATCGGAAGAAAGATCAGATGAGTTATTAACGGAAGTATTACTAACGATAAGTGGAATTGCGGCAGGGTTAGTGAATACTGGCTGATCATAAATGAAATAAAATGACTGAAACACATTCCTTTTTGGTTGAATGACGAAAAGGGATGTGTTTTTTTTGTGTTAAAATTCCGTTGAAATGTGTAATTTACGCAAGGGGGAGTAATAATGAAGTTTCGTGTCTCTGCTGTTCAATATCATCTTCATACGATTTCAAGTTTTGAGGAATTTGCAAATCAAGTAACTCA
Proteins encoded:
- the ppc gene encoding phosphoenolpyruvate carboxylase, yielding MIDVADKNVLLRNDVKKLGNILGEILVHHGGISLLEKVEKIRELTKNLRKNYNEESYLLLKQEISSLEPPTRSQVIRAFSIYFHLVNIAEQNHRIRRRRQYQLQQDGVIQPVSIESAVVAIKEGQYSQEVIQQVLNDLSIELIITAHPTEATKRTVLEIQKRISTILQELDNPMLTKKEKKNLEESLFNDVTALWQTDELRHRKPTVIDEVKNGLYYFKETLFDVLPDIHQELEDQLEEHLPETKWNVPNFLHFGSWIGGDRDGNPNVTPEITWETLKLQRKVVLKKYDEAIVDLMKRFSQSTARVSLDEELVKSVEHEEEIYLTEDDCWPVKSEVYRRKFAVMLKRIREVGKSDVGYQTSEELEKDLIIVKESVEQHQPSQHKLKTIRKVIRQVQLFGFHLATLDIRNHSGEHEAAITEILKVVNITDRYADLSEEEKIKLLESVLKDPRPLLLLEEDYSKETQEVLKVFQMIKKAHNEFGSRSIEVYLVSMTQSASDLLEVLVLAKEAGIYRLHADGKIESGLNVAPLLETIDDLVAGPKIMKTLFEMGVYRKHIQERGDHQEIMLGYSDGSKDGGTLTANWKLFKAQQEIHNMAREFNIGLKFFHGRGGSLGRGGGPLNRSILSQPAETLGDGVKITEQGEVLSSRYLLEDIAYRNLEQAASALLEASAKVAKKSEQGKIREEAWEVAMEEVSAHSLKKYQSLVFGDQDFLTYFKQATPLRELGALNIGSRPMSRKGSERFEDLRAIPWVFAWTQSRQMIPAWYAAGTGLQTFASKGSENLKLLQDMYQQWPFFRSTINNLQMALMKADLSTAKEYIKLIEDQTIADRIFNDISEEYKRTREILLQISGNLELLDHTPNIQESVHRRNPYVDPLNFLQVDLIQKMRQSEERSDELLTEVLLTISGIAAGLVNTG
- a CDS encoding lipase family protein; the protein is MDRQEAKLLPLFLANCCLQTYKQYEMDGAFTKPIGYKNILSFKALAMGKEEWFGFILESKKNIIIAFRGTESNSDWIIDAEVSQQTFPYTNMNDLPLVHAGFLTTYSSCREAITHSLKNVSRSKPIYVTGHSLGAALATICALDLACSRFNTSLFTFASPRVGNDLFSTLCNIRLKQSERYVNIFDIVPLLPPEEIYCPITDHTWRYKHVQQERSFGLQTESLDGNHSIYTYLKGVKTLCE
- the fumC gene encoding class II fumarate hydratase — its product is MNERIERDTIGEINVPADKMWGAQTQRSSQNFNIGKETMPLEVIYAFAQLKKSAAIVNHELGKLSESKMNAITAAADEIIAGNLNDHFPLKVWQTGSGTQSNMNVNEVIAYRANQILTSQNSSEKVHPNDDVNQSQSSNDTFPTAMHVAAIMKIEDELVPALRKLKETLKQKSYQYNNLIKIGRTHLQDATPLTLGQEMSGWHRMLEKTELMIRQSVEPLRELAIGGTAVGTGINAHPKFGELVAENISKATNQTFTSAENKFHALTSHDEIVYIHGACKALAADLMKIANDVRWLASGPRSGIGEITIPANEPGSSIMPGKVNPTQSEALTMVACQVMGNDATIGFAASQGNFELNVFKPVIIFNLLQSVQLLSDSMISFNDHCAVGIEPNHEVIQKNLEQSLMLVTALNPHIGYENAATIAKLAHKEGLTLKEAAIKSGLLSNEEFERIVKPEDMISPKE
- a CDS encoding class I SAM-dependent methyltransferase; amino-acid sequence: MTEQNEKSNVQKQFGQNAENYVTSQTHAKGVDLKKLVGIQSFLGDEFVLDIATGGGHVANAVASRVKKVVAFDLTDEILEAARGFIEMNGHRNVEFVKGDAEQLPFSDEEFDVITCRIAAHHFPNPKAFVQEVFRTLKKGGTFLFIDNVAPELDSFDQFYNKVEKDRDYSHQRAWKKTEWIEMLEKADFDVEEMYTFKKTFIYENWTNMMKLSKENKEKLSTFMLDAPDNHHKKFNIKIEDSKIVSFQGESILIKARKG